In Eubalaena glacialis isolate mEubGla1 chromosome 4, mEubGla1.1.hap2.+ XY, whole genome shotgun sequence, one DNA window encodes the following:
- the KISS1R gene encoding kiSS-1 receptor, which produces MRALATSGPNASWWALANASGCPGCGANDSDGPAPAPWPVDAWLVPLFFGALMLLGLAGNSLVIFVICRQKQMRTVTNFYIANLAVTDLTFLLCCVPFTALLYPLPAWVLGDFMCKFLNYIQQVSVQATCATLTSMSVDRWYVTVFPLRALHRRTPRLALAVSLSIWAGSAAVSAPVLALHRLSPGPRTYCSEAFPSRSFERAFALYNLLALYLLPLVATCACYGAMLRHLGRSAVRPAPGDSALQGQLLAERAGAVRAKVSRLVAAVVLLFAACWGPIQLFLVLQALGPAGAWHPRSYAAYALKIWAHCMSYSNSALNPLLYAFLGSHFRQAFRRVCSCAPRRPRRSGPSDPAAPQTELHRLTAHQAPARTPKPGSGGLGPRRLCVLREHAAPL; this is translated from the exons ATGCGCGCCTTGGCCACGTCCGGGCCCAATGCGTCCTGGTGGGCGCTGGCCAACGCTTCCGGCTGTCCCGGCTGTGGCGCCAACGACTCGGACGGCCCGGCCCCGGCGCCGTGGCCCGTGGACGCCTGGCTAGTGCCGCTCTTCTTTGGCGCGCTGATGCTGCTGGGCCTGGCAGGGAACTCGCTTGTCATCTTCGTCATCTGCCGCCAGAAGCAGATGCGGACGGTGACCAACTTCTACATCG CCAACCTGGCGGTCACAGACTTGACGTTCCTGCTGTGCTGCGTGCCCTTCACCGCTCTGCTCTACCCGCTGCCCGCTTGGGTGCTGGGCGACTTCATGTGCAAGTTCCTCAACTACATCCAGCAG GTCTCGGTGCAGGCCACGTGCGCCACCCTGACCTCCATGAGCGTGGACCGCTGGTACGTGACTGTGTTCCCGCTGCGCGCCTTGCACCGCCGCACGCCCCGCCTGGCGCTGGCTGTCAGCCTCAGCATCTGGGCGG GCTCCGCGGCCGTGTCCGCGCCGGTTCTCGCCCTACATCGCCTCTCGCCCGGACCGCGCACCTACTGCAGCGAGGCCTTCCCCAGCCGCTCCTTCGAGCGCGCCTTCGCGCTCTACAACCTGCTGGCGCTCTACCTGCTGCCGCTGGTCGCCACCTGCGCCTGCTACGGGGCCATGCTGCGCCACCTGGGCCGGTCCGCCGTGCGCCCCGCGCCCGGCGACAGCGCCCTGCAG gggcAGCTGCTGGCGGAGCGAGCGGGCGCTGTGCGGGCCAAGGTCTCGCGTCTGGTGGCGGCCGTGGTCTTGCTCTTCGCCGCCTGCTGGGGCCCCATCCAGCTGTTCCTGGTGCTGCAGGCGCTGGGCCCGGCGGGCGCCTGGCATCCGCGCAGCTACGCAGCTTACGCGCTCAAGATCTGGGCGCACTGCATGTCCTACAGCAACTCGGCGCTGAACCCCCTGCTCTACGCCTTCCTGGGCTCCCACTTCCGTCAGGCCTTCCGCCGCGTCTGCTCCTGCGCTCCACGGCGGCCCCGCCGGTCGGGACCCTCGGACCCGGCCGCCCCCCAAACGGAGCTGCACCGCCTGACCGCCCACCAGGCCCCCGCCAGGACCCCGAAGCCAGGCAGCGGTGGGCTGGGGCCGCGCAGGCTTTGTGTCCTGAGGGAGCACgctgcccctctctga